DNA sequence from the Rhodothermales bacterium genome:
GACATCGATCGGCTTGTTCTTGCTGGAGACGCTGCGGCGAATGTATTTCACCGTCAGGCCCAGCGTTCCGCGTTTGATCCCGATGGTCGACAGATCCTTCGCCGCGCCGGCCACCACCATCACGTCGGCCAGGGCGGTCATGTTGAACTGCGGCACGCCGCCGCCGGCATCGGTGTAGGTGTAGCTGAAATAGCTGCTGCCGAATGCCCCCACGCCCACGCCGAGGCCGAACATCCGAAACATCAACGAAGGGCCGGGCACGGTTGCATTGAGGTAGGCCCGGTCGCGGCCCATATCGAGCGCGGCGCCGTAGAGGGCCGCCCGCTCCTCGACGCGCAGCGTCGACAGCCCCTCGTCGATGGCCGGCGCCATCTCATCCCTGTAAAACCTGACCTGGTCGACCACCTGTTCGTTGAACGTGGCGCGCAGCCCGACGGCGTTGAGGATCGGCCGCATGGGCGGGATGTAGGCGAAATGCGCCGGATTGTAGAAGAACGCCGTCTGGGTCGATGGGATGCCGGCGACGGCGTCGCCCATGCCCAGCGCCTGGATCGATTGGGAAAACGGACGGGTTGTCTGGACGAGTTGCTGGGCGTATACGGCCTGATTCGCGAATGCGCTTAGAAGCAGTAGCGCCCAGACGAACGGACGGCGAAGCACAACGGTTCGGTTTGACACAGAATCTCTTTCGCTGGGGTAGGTGGCGGGTCCGCCCGGGCGGCCGGCGTGCAGGAGGCGGTGCGGGTTCAACGGGTCGGACAGGTTTCTGCGATCTCGTTCCCCAGCGCGGCCCATGCGGAATTGGCCGCATCGATGAGCGTATCGGAGGTCGTGCCCCGCGGGCTCTCAAAAAGCTGCGCGCGGGCGGTGGCGCTGGTCGCGGCCTCGTCCAGATCGTCCGCCGTGCGGCAGGCGACGTACGCGGTCATCATCGACATCTCTTCCTGGCTGTCCGCGCAGTACCCGATCCCCCCCGACGGCAGGCGATGCAGCGTCGCGGTAGTAGCCTCGGCTGTTTTCTGGACCTCCACCAGGGCCAGACTCAGGTGGACCAGCGCCCGAATCTGGTAGGCGCGGGCCAGGAGCAGCGTCGTCTCCGGTCCGTCGTTCGCCGGCATCGGGACATCGAGCAGACTCTTGATGCGGCGCATCACCTGCAGGCGCGGCTCGAGCGCCGCATACGCCGGCTCGTCGATCAGCGAAAGAGGCGAGGAGGGGATGGCGGATGGCGAAAACGAGCACGCCGGCGCGGCGCCGGCGGGGATGAAGGGCTCCTTTTCCGCGCCGTCGTCGAACCCGATCGTGCGCGAAAGGGAGACGACGTCGAACAGCCGGATCGTGTCGCGCTGGACGAGCGCTTCGGACAACAAGGTGCGGACATCCAGCCGATCCCCCGAACGGGGGAGAGCGCGTTCCATGTAGGATACGGCCGCTGCCGTGTCGCCGGTATCGAGCGCGATACGGGCGTCTACCAGCAGATCGGCGATGGCGTCGCTCCCGCCCTCGTCCTGGAACGGCGCAAAGGCGTTGCACCCCGCCTGCAGCAGACAGATGTTCAGCAGAAGGCGCGGCAGCAGGTGGCGGGGCATTGGGGAAGGGTCTAAGGTTTAATGTTTAAGGTTCAAGGTTCAAGGCCTGCAAAAATAGCCACCTTGAACCTTAAACCTCGAACCTTTAACCCCTACCCCTAGAGACCGATCCGGATCTGCCCGGAATGATACCAGGTGGCGAGCTGACCGGGGTAACGGCCGCCTTCGGTGCCGTAATACGCGTAGTCGAGGTCGATAAACCCGAGCGAGATTCCGCCGCCGACCGTGGGGTACCCCTGGTTGAGGCCGGCGCGCAGCGAGAGGATCTTCACGCGGGCCTGGACGCCGAGCCGGATGTGCGCCAGGAAGGCCTGGTCGACCGCCGCCTCGCTGTACCCGACATAGTCGAGCGCGACACCGGTCTCATCGAGCAGTCCGCCCGGAAGCTTCGGCAGCGAGTAGGCCACGCCCAGCCTGAAGGACGGCTCGACCGCGAATTCGGCGTTGGCGCGGGCGACATCGTCCGCCACGTCCTCCGCACTGGCTACGCCTTGCAGCGTGCGGTCGTAGGCGTAGGCGAACGGGCTTCCGACGAGGTCGTACATCGTGAGGCCGATGTTCAGGTTGCCCGGCAGCAGACCGGGCGCCGGCCGCTCGTAGAGGACGCCGAGGTCGACCCCGACGCGGTTGCCGGCGATGAGGGCGAAGGCCTCGTCGGACGAGAACACATCCAGCGGCCGGCTCTTGAACGTCACGTAGCGCCGGGTGTATTTGCCGTTGAGGCCGGCCGACAGGCCCTTGACGCCGAACGGCGTAAGATCGATGCCCACGCTCCCTACGACCATCGCATCGGCGAGGGCCTCCATGTCGATGAGCGGCAATCCGCCGCCGCCGTCGGGCAGCCGGTAGCGGACGTGGCTGCTGCCGAAGGCGCCAAGGCCGAAGCCGATCGGGCCGACATGCATCGCGAACGAGGGAGCGAGGACATCTGCTTGCAGCATCGTCGGTACCCGCCCGATATCCAGCGTCTGCCGGTAGAGCCGGTCGAGTTCATCGACATCCAGGTTGTCGAGCCCGGTGTCGAGCGCCGGCTGCAGTTCGTCCCGATAAAACGCTACCTGGTCGAACAGGTTATTGCTTACCGAAACGCGGGCGCCGGCGACGGTCAGGTGAAACCGTGCCTTGGCCACATGGGCGGGGTTGTAGAAAAAGGAGGACTGCTGCATCGGCAGCGCCACGACGGCGTCGCCCATGCCCAGCGCCTGCGGCATGGCCACGAAGGACCGGCTATGCTGCGGGACGAACTGGCCGGCCGCCGGCATGGTTACCGCAAAGGCCAGCAGCAGGAAAAGCACAGGTGTGGAGCGTTGCATCGGTTCGGATGGCACGTTTCAAAATCAGGGGGAGTCAGGCCGTAAACGGAGCCGGACATGGATCAGCCGGTGACGCGGATGTCGATGCCACAGCTGGCGGTGATGGAGGAGATGAAATCCTCCCGGGCGCTCTGGAGCAGATCGAGCAGTTCGTTCTCCGTGGATCCGAGCAATTCCTGGCGTATCGCGAGGTCGTCGATCGCGGCGTCGATATCGAGCACTTTCTCGCAGACGATGTAGGATTGGAGGGCCTGCAGGGCGTGCTGGTCCGGTGCGCAGTACCCGATGCCGTTCTGGCTCACCCGGTAGAGGGTCGCGCCGAGTTCATCGGCCTTGCCCTGGATGTCCAGCACCATGGTGGCCATCATGCTGATCGCATGCATCAGATGCGCGTTGCTGAGCTGGTTGGGGTCGAGGTCCACCTCGGTTTCCAGCAGGTCGCCCAGGAGCGCGATGGCGCGATCGAGCACGTCGCGATTCGAGAAGAGGGCGATGAACGCGGCCTCGTCGGCAAAACGAATCTCGGTCAACCCATCGGACGAGCCCTCGAACGTACACGCCGGCGGCGCGCCGCTCCATTTGCCGGAACCGGCCACG
Encoded proteins:
- a CDS encoding tetratricopeptide repeat protein, with the translated sequence MKRTSVLFAVVSMLFMSTGCNVFESFYRDGSSDDPEVLLDDARYALQNGDPDKAVALLEKAYAKDSTDPEIRVELSSALFQANDIDLLLMKDLAEFISEDAVAGSGKWSGAPPACTFEGSSDGLTEIRFADEAAFIALFSNRDVLDRAIALLGDLLETEVDLDPNQLSNAHLMHAISMMATMVLDIQGKADELGATLYRVSQNGIGYCAPDQHALQALQSYIVCEKVLDIDAAIDDLAIRQELLGSTENELLDLLQSAREDFISSITASCGIDIRVTG